The sequence GCCGCCCTGTGCAACGCCAACCCGATCTTCAAGGCGCGGCTGCAGGGCGTGGGCCACCTCGAGCTCGAGGGCTGCCTCGCGCTGGGCCTCACCGGACCGATCCTGCGCAGCGCCGGCTACCCGTGGGACCTGCGCAAGGTGCAGCCCTACTGCGGCTACGAGACCTACGACTTCGACGTGCAGACCTGGGACACCTGCGACTCCTACGGCCGCTTCCGGTTGCGCCTGAACGAGATGTGGGAGTCGCTGCGGATCGTCGAGCAGGCCGTCGACCGGCTGGAGAAGATGTCGGGCGACCCCGTCATGGTGGCGGACAAGAAGATCGCCTGGCCCAGCCAGCTCGCGATCGGCAGCGACGGCATGGGCAACAGCCTCGACCACATCCGCCACATCATGGGCGAGTCGATGGAGGCACTGATCCACCACTTCAAGCTGGTGACCGAGGGCTTCCGGGTGCCGCCCGGTCAGGCCTACGTCCCGGTGGAGTCCCCGCGCGGCGAGCTCGGGTGCCACGTCGTCTCCGACGGCGGCACCCGCCCGGCACGGGCCCACTTCCGGGACCCGTCGTTCAACAACCTGCAGGCCGTGGGCGTGATGAGCGAGGGCGGCATGCTCTCCGACGTGGTGGTCGCGATCGCCTCGGTGGACCCGGTGATGGGAGGCGTCGACCGATGACTGAGGCGAGTACGCCGGAGCTGGACGAGACCACGATCGGCGAGCTGCGCGAGATCGCGGCCCGCTACCCCGAGAAGCGCTCGGGCCTGCTGCCGATGCTGCACCTGGTGCAGTCGGTGCAGGGCAAGGTCACTCCCGAGGGCATCGAGACCTGCGCGGAGATCCTCGACATCAGCGCCGCGGACGTCAACGGCGTCGCGACGTTCTACACCATGTACAAGCGGCACGCGGTCGGCGACTACCACGTCGGGGTGTGCACCAACACGCTGTGCGCGGTGATGGGCGGCGACCAGATCCTGGCGCGGCTGCAGGACCACCTCGGCGTCGGCAACGACGAGACGACCGAGGAGGGGCCCGGCGGCAGGTCGATCACCCTCGAGCACGTCGAGTGCAACGCGGCCTGCGACTACGCCCCGGTGATGATGGTCAACTGGGAGTTCATGGACAACATGACCCCCGAGTCGGCGGTCGAGCTGGTCGACCGGCTCCGTGCCGGCGAGGAGGTCACCGCGAGCCGCGGCCCCCGCCTGTGCACCTGGCGCGAGACCGAACGGGTGCTGGCCGGCTTCCCCGACGGCCGCGTGGACGAGGGACCCGCCGCCGGACCCGCGAGCACCGTCGGCCTGGCGATCGCCCGCGAGCGCGGCTGGACCGCCCCGGACCCGCAGGCCTCCGGTGCCACCGAGCTGCCCGGGTCCAAGGAGGGCGCGGTCGCCGACGCGGACACCCAGCGTGCCGAGTCCGACACCGTCGCCGAGCAGAAGCCCGGCGCCGGGAGCCCGGCCGAGCGCACCGATGCCGAGGAAGGTGACGCCTGATGTTGACCCCGGTCCTCACCGACATGTGGGACGTGGAGCAGTCCTGGAAGCTCGCGTCGTATGAAGCCAAGGGCGGCTACGGGTCGCTCGACGCGGCGTTCGGCACGGAGCAGGACGCCATCATCGAGATGGTCAAGGAGGCCGGCCTCCGCGGACGCGGCGGCGCGGGCTTCCCCACCGGCATGAAGTGGTCCTTCATCCCCCAGGACAACCCCAAGCCGAAGTACCTCGTCGTCAACGCCGACGAGTCCGAGCCGGGGACCTGCAAGGACATCCCGCTGATGATGGCCAACCCCCACGTGCTCGTCGAGGGCGTCATCGTCAGCTCCTATGCCATCCGTGCCAACAAGGCCTTCATCTACATCCGTGGCGAGGTCGCCCACGTGATCCGGCGCGTGCAGGCCGCCGTGGCCGAGGCGTACGCCGCCGGCCACCTCGGCAAGGACATACACGGGTCGGGGTTCGACCTCGACGTGGTCGTCCACGCCGGTGCGGGCGCCTACATCTGCGGTGAGGAGACCGCGCTGCTGGAGGGACTGGAGGGTCGCCGCGGGCAGCCGCGGCTCCGGCCGCCGTTCCCCGCGGTCGCCGGCCTCTACGCCAGCCCGACGGTGATCAACAACGTCGAGTCGATCGCGTCGGTGCCCAGCATCGTGGCCAACGGTGCGGACTGGTTCAGCTCCATGGGCACCGAGAAGTCCAAGGGCTACGGGATCTTCTCGCTCTCGGGCCACGTGCGGAAGCCGGGACAGTACGAAGCGCCGTTGGGCATCACGCTGCGCCAGCTGCTCGACCTCGCCGGCGGGGTCCGCGAGGGCCACGAGCTGAAGTTCTGGACACCCGGCGGCTCCAGTACGCCGATCCTCACCGACGAGCACCTCGACGTGCCGCTGGATTTCGAGGCGATCGGGGAGGCGGGCTCCATGCTCGGCACCCGGGCGCTGCAGGTCTTCGACGACACCGTCTGCGTGGTGCGGGCCGTGCTGCGGTGGACGGAGTTCTACAAGCACGAGTCCTGCGGCAAGTGCACCCCGTGCCGTGAGGGCACCTGGTGGCTGGTGCAGACCCTGGCGCGGCTCGAGCGCGGCGAGGGCGACGAGGCCGACCTCGACCTGCTGCTGGACCAGTGCGACAACATCCTGGGCCGCTCCTTCTGTGCCCTGGGTGACGGTGCGACGAGCCCGATCTCGAGCTCGATCAAGTACTTCCGCGAGGAGTACCTCGCCCACCTCACCGAGGGTGGGTGCCCCTTCGATCCCGCGCGGTCGACCGCGTGGGCCGGGACGGAGGTGCCGGCATGAGCGCCGGTGAGGTCGAGCGGACCGACCTGGTCAACGTCACCATCGACGGCGTCCAGGTCTCGGTGCCCAAGGACACCTTGGTGATCCGCGCCGCCGAGCAGGTCGGCGTGGAGATCCCGCGGTTCTGCGACCACCCGCTGCTGGAGCCGGTGGGCGCCTGCCGTCAGTGCCTGGTCGACATCCCCGACGCGGGCAACGGACGCGGCTTCCCCAAGCCGATCGCCTCGTGCACCCAGCCGGTCGCCGATGGGATGGTCATCAACACGCAGGCCACCAGCGAGGTCGCCGACAAGGCCCAGCAGGGCGTGATGGAGTTCCTGCTGATCAACCACCCGTTGGACTGCCCGGTGTGCGACAAGGGCGGCGAGTGCCCGCTGCAGAACCAGGCGATGAGCAACGGTCGCGGCGAGTCCCGCTTCAACAGCGGCCAGCACCAGAACGTCAAGCGCACCTTCCCCAAGCCGATCAACCTCGCGCCCAACGTGCTGCTGGACCGCGAGCGCTGCATCGTGTGCCAGCGCTGCACCCGGTTCGCCGACGAGATCGCCGGTGACCCGTTCATCGCGCTGCTCGAGCGGGGTGCGGAGCAGCAGATCGGCATCGCCGAGGACGCGCCGTTCCTCTCCTACTTCTCCGGCAACGTGATCCAGATCTGCCCGGTGGGCGCGCTCACCTCGGCCCAGTACCGCTTCCGGTCCCGTCCCTTCGACCTGGTCTCCACGCCCGCGATCGCCGAGCACGACGCCTGCGGGTCGGCGATCCGTGTCGACCACCGCCGCGGCACGGTGATGCGCCGCCTGGCCGGCAACGACCCCGAGGTCAACGAGGAGTGGATCACCGACAAGGACCGCTTCGCCTTCACCTACGCGGCCGCTGCGGACCGCCTGACGCATCCGCAGGTCCGTGACGAGGACGGCCAGCTGCGTCCGGCGTCGTGGCCGGAGGCCTTCGTGGTGGCGGCCCGCGGCCTGGCGGCTGCCCGCGACGCCGGCGGTGTCGGCGTACTCCCGGGCGGTCGGCTCATCGCCGAGGACGCCTACGCCTACGGCAAGTTCGCGCGGCTGGCGGTCGGCACCAACGACGTCGACTTCCGCGCCCGGCCCCACTCGGCCGAGGAGGCGGAGTTCCTCGCCGCCCGCGTCGCGCTCACCACGCCCGACGGCGGTGGCGTGACCTACGCCGACCTCGAGCGCGCCGGCACCGTGGTGCTGGCCGGTCTGGAGCCCGAGGACGAGGCCGGCGCGATCTTCCTGCGGCTGCGCAAGTCCGTCCGCGCCGGCGGCACCGAGGTCGTCGCCGTCGCTCCCCACACCACCCGCGGCCTCGGCAAGCTGGGGGCACGGTTGGTGCGCACCGCCCCCGGTGAGGAGGCCGCCGCGCTGGCCGACCTGGCCGACGAGCTCGACGGCTCCGCCGTGGTCCTGGTCGGCGAACGACTCGCGACCGTGCCCGGGGCACTGGCCGCGGCCGCCGACCTCGCCGACCGCAGCGGTGCCCGGCTGGCCTGGGTGCCGCGTCGTGCGGGTGACCGTGGCGCGGTCGAGGCCGGCTGCCTGCCGTGGCTGCTCCCGGGAGGACGCCCGCTCGCCGACGCCAGTGCCCGTGTCGACGTCGCCACCGCCTGGGGCGTCGAGGGCCTGCCCGACACCGCCGGCCGCGACGCCGACGCGATGCTGGCCGCCGCCGCGGCCGGACAGCTCGGTGGCCTGGTCGTGGGCGGCGTCGACCCCGCCGACACCGCCGACCCCGAGCTGATGCGCGCGGCCGTCGAGGCCGCTGGTTTCGTCGTCGCGCTGGACCTGCGCGAGACCGAGGTGACCCGGGCCGCCGACGTGGTCTTCCCCGTCGCCGCGGTCAGCCAGAAGGCCGGCACCTTCGTCAACTGGGAGGGGCGCGCACGCTCCTTCGAGGCCGCGATGGAGCAGCCGGGTGCGTTGCCCGACCTCCGGGTGCTGGCCGGCATCTCCGAGGAGATGGGCCACCCGATCGGGTTCCGTACCGTCGCCGAGGCGCGCCGCGAGATGGCCCAGCTCGGGCCGTGGGACGGGGAGCGGCCGGGGCTCGAGACCTCGGAGGCTCGCTCCTCGCACTCGACGCCTCGCACAGCCGGTGATGCCGGTGACGGTCTTCGCCTGGCGACCTGGAAGCTCTCGCTGGACAACGGGTCGATGCAGGCCGGTGACAAGTACCTCGAGGCGAGTGCCCGTCCGGTCGTGGCGCTGCTGCCGCAGCGGGTGTACGACGCCTGCGGGCCGACCGTGACGCTGACCGGTGACCGCGGCTCGGTCACCCTCCCCGCCGAGGTCGCCGACCTGCCGGCGGACACCGTGTGGGTGCCGGCCAACTCCTTCGGTGCGGGCGTCCTCAGCGACCTGGCGTCGCCGGGCAGCCGCGTCCGGGTGACCGGCGAGGATGGTCAGACCGACGAGGGGAGTGGGTCCTGATGGAGGACTACGGCCTCGGACTCTTCGGCGGCGACCCGTGGTGGGTCGTGCTGATCAAGACCCTGCTGGTCTTCGTGGTCCTGGTGCTGCTCACGCTGTTCAACATCTGGTGGGAGCGCCGGGTCGTGGCCCGGATGCAGCACCGGATCGGGCCCAACGTGCACGGCCCCTTCGGCCTGCTGCAGTCGTTGGCCGACGGCGTGAAGCTGGCGCTGAAGGAGGACATCATCCCCAAGGCGGCCGACAAGGCCGTCTACCTGATCGCCCCGGTCGTCGCCACGGTGCCGGCGTTCGTCACCTTCAGCGTGATCCCGTTCGGTCCGGAGGTGAACTTCTTCGGCGTGCAGACGCCGCTGCAGCTCACCGACATGCCGGTGGCGGTGCTCTTCGTGATGGCGATCGCCTCGATCGGCATCTACGGCATCGTGCTCGGCGGCTGGTCGAGCGGGTCGACGTACTCCCTGCTGGGCGGTCTGCGCTCCAGCGCCCAGATGATCTCGTACGAGGTCTCGATGGGGCTCGCGCTGGTCAGCGTGTTCATGTACGCCGGCTCGATGTCGACCAGCGAGATCGTCGCCGCGCAGGACGACCTCTGGTTCGGCCTGGTGCTGCTGCCCTCCTTCGTGATCTACGTGATCTCGATGGTGGGCGAGACCAACCGCGCGCCGTTCGACCTCCCCGAGGCCGAGGGTGAGCTGGTCGGTGGCTTCCACACCGAGTACTCCTCGCTGAAGTTCGCGCTGTTCTTCCTCGCCGAGTACATCAACATGGCCACGGTCTCCGCGCTGGCGACGACGCTGTTCCTCGGCGGCTGGGCCGCGCCGTTCTGGATCGACGAGGTCTGGGCGGGCGCCAACGAGGGCTACTGGCCGGTGCTGTGGTTCTTCGGCAAGGTCCTGTTCTTCATCTACATCTTCATCTGGCTCCGGGGCACCCTGCCGCGGCTGCGCTACGACCAGTTCATGGCCTTCGGCTGGAAGGTGCTGATCCCGGTCGCCCTGGCGTGGACCGTGGCCGTGGCCGCGATGCGGCTCATCCGTCCCGAGCTGGAGCTGGACCGGCAGGGGCTGCTGTTCATCGCGGCCGGACTGGCGCTGGTGTTCGTGCTGCTGATGCTGATCCCCGAGTCCAAGGCGGATCGCGACGAGGAGTCGACCGTGGCCGGCCCGCGGGAGGGCGGCTACCCGGTGCCGCCGATGCCGGCCGGTGGCCCCGTCCGCGGCTCGGCGCAGCCGCTGGTCTTCGAAACCGACGCGGAGGAGAGTCATGAGTGACGAGAAGGGCCAGAGCCTGAGGGAGCAGCTCTGGGACCCGGTCGCCGGGTTCGGGGTGACGTTCCGGACGATGTTCCGCAAGACCGTCACCGAGCAGTACCCCAAGGAGCCCAAGCAGACCGCGCCACGCTTCCACGGCCGCCACCAGCTCAACCGGTGGCCCGACGGCCTGGAGAAGTGCGTCGGCTGCGAGCTGTGCGCCTGGGCGTGCCCCGCGGACGCCATCTACGTCGAGGGCGCCTCCAACAGCGACGAGCCCGACGCCGCGGGCAACTCCCAGCGGTTCTCGCCGGGGGAGCGCTACGGCGCCGTCTACCAGATCAACTACCTGCGCTGCATCCTGTGCGGCCTGTGCATCGAGGCCTGCCCGACGCGCGCGCTGACGATGACCAACGAGTTCGAGCTGGCCGACGACAACCGGGCGGACCTGATCTATGAGAAGTCCGACCTGCTCGCGCCGCTGCTGCCCGGCATGGAGCAGCCGCCGCACGAGATGAAGCTCGGCGAGGACGAGGTCGACTACTACCGCGGTGAGTTCACCCCCGTCGCGGAGCCGCCCGAGGCCGACGCCCCCGGCGGCGCCCCGGCCGCGATGACCGAGCAGCTGACCGAGCAGGGGGAGGCCCGGTGACCGCGTTCTGGGTCCTCGCCCCGCTGATGGTGGCGGCGGCGCTGGGCATCCTCTTCGTCCGCAAGGCCGTGCACGCCGCGCTGCTGCTGGCGACGGTGATGATCAGCCTCGCCGTGCTGTACGCCGTCCTCGAGGCGCCGTTCCTGTTCGCCGTGCAGATCATCGTCTACACCGGCGCGATCCTGATGCTGTTCCTGTTCGTCGTGATGCTCGTCGGCGTGGACGCCTCCGACTCCCTGGTGGAGACGATCCGCGGCCAGCGGGCGTCTGCCTGGGCGGTCGGCCTCGGCTTCGTGGTGCTGCTGGTCGTCGGCTTCGCCCAGCTGTCCTTCGGTGCCGCGGTCGGCCTCGAGGAGGCCAACGACCCCGGCAACGTCGAGGGGCTGGCCGGCCTGATGCTCTCCCGCTACGTCATCGCCTTCGAGGCGACCGCCGCGCTGCTGATCACCGCCGCGGTCGGGGCGATGGTCCTCGCGCACCGCGAACGACTCGACCCCAAGCGCAGCCAGGCCGAGGTGGCCGCGGACCGCGTCCGCGCGCTGACCGAGGAGGACAAGCCGCTCGGCTCCCTGCCGGCGCCCGGTGTCTACGCCCGGCACAACGCCGTCGACACCCCGGCGCTGCTGCCCGACGGCAGCCCGGCCCCCTCGTCGGTGTCCCGCGTGCTCGCCGCCCGCGGCAACGTCGGCTCGGCCGCGGACGCCGCCGACGACGTCAGCGACCTGCTGGGGCGCGAGGACCGCGGTGACCGGACGCCACCCGACGGCCCCGTCGACCACGAGGACGGTGAGGACGCATGACCGAATACGTCGTCCTGTCGGCCATCCTGTTCACCATCGGTGGCATCGGCGTACTGACGCGGCGCAACGCGATCGTGGTGTTCATGTGCGTGGAGCTGATGCTCAACGCCTGCAACCTCGCCTTCGTGGCCTTCGCCCGCCAGCACGGCAACCTCGACGGTCAGGTGGCCGCCTTCTTCGTGATGGTGGTCGCCGCGGCCGAGGTCGTCGTCGGACTGGCGATCATCATGACCATCTTCCGGACCCGTCGCTCGGCCTCGGTCGACGACGCGAGCCTGCTGAAGTTCTGAGGCGCTGATGACACCCTCCCTCGTTGCCCTGTCCGCTGCCGCCGAGGAGCCGCACGTCCCGGTCGTGGACCCCTCGGTCGCCGACGGCGCCTTCTCGCTGCTGTGGCTGATCATCGCGCTGCCGCTGCTGGGAGCGGTCGTGCTGCTGGTCGGCGGTCGGCTCACCGACCGGTGGGGCCACCTGCTCGGCACGGCCACCGCGCTCGGCTCCTTCGCGATCAGCCTGGTGCTGTTCCTGCGCCTCCTCGGCCGTGCCGATGACGACCGGCAGATCAGCCAACACCTCTACGACTGGATCGACGTGGGCGGGCTCCACGTCGGGATGGACCTGCTCTACGACCCGTTGAGCGCGCTGTTCCTGCTGCTCATCACCGGTGTCGGGTCGCTGATCCACATCTACTCCATCGGCTACATGTCCCACGACGTGCGTCGGCGCCGGTTCTTCGCCTACCTGAACCTCTTCGTCGCCGCGATGCTGATGCTGGTGCTCGCCGAGAACTACGTCGGCGTCTTCCTCGGCTGGGAGGGCGTGGGCCTCGCCTCGTACCTGCTGATCGGCTTCTGGCAGCACAAGCCCTCGGCGGCCGCCGCGGCCAAGAAGGCCTTCGTCATCAACCGCGTCGGTGACATGGGGATGTCGCTGGCGATCTTCCTCGCGTTCGTCACCTTCGGGTCCACCAGCTTCACCGTGATCAGCGCGGCCGCCCCCGGCGCCGCGGAGGGCACCCTGACCGCCCTCGGTGTCCTGCTGCTCATCGGCGCCTGCGGCAAGTCCGCCCAGGTGCCGCTGCAGGCCTGGCTGCTGGACGCGATGGAGGGTCCGACCCCGGTCTCGGCCCTCATCCACGCCGCCACGATGGTCACCGCCGGCGTCTACCTGATCGTGCGCTCCAACTTCATCTTCGAGCTCGCGCCGCACGCGCAGACCGCCGTGGTCGTCGTGGCCGTGGTGACGCTGCTGTGGGGTGCGGTCATCGGGTGCGCCAAGGACGACATCAAGAAGGCGCTGGCCGGGTCCACGATGAGCCAGATCGGCTACATGATGCTCGGAGCGGGCCTCGGCGTCGCGGGCTACGCCTTCGCGATCTTCCACCTGATCACCCACGGCTTCTTCAAGGCCAACATGTTCCTCGGCGCCGGGTCGGTCATGCACGCGATGGACGACGAGGTCGACATGCGGCGCTACGGCGGGCTGTCGA comes from Nocardioides panacisoli and encodes:
- a CDS encoding NADH-quinone oxidoreductase subunit D, with amino-acid sequence MTTQQDPFAGSTETDEGRVFTVTGQDWGEIAAGLADGDAEERVVVNMGPQHPSTHGVLRLILELDGESVTEARAGIGYLHTGIEKNMEYRSWVQGVTFCTRMDYLAPFYNEMTYVLGVERLLDIEDDIPEKAQTLRVLLMELNRISSHLVCIATGGMEIGALTVMTVGFRDREAVLDLFELITGLRMNHAYFRPGGVAQDLPDGAIEKLRDLIALLKKRLPEYAALCNANPIFKARLQGVGHLELEGCLALGLTGPILRSAGYPWDLRKVQPYCGYETYDFDVQTWDTCDSYGRFRLRLNEMWESLRIVEQAVDRLEKMSGDPVMVADKKIAWPSQLAIGSDGMGNSLDHIRHIMGESMEALIHHFKLVTEGFRVPPGQAYVPVESPRGELGCHVVSDGGTRPARAHFRDPSFNNLQAVGVMSEGGMLSDVVVAIASVDPVMGGVDR
- the nuoE gene encoding NADH-quinone oxidoreductase subunit NuoE yields the protein MTEASTPELDETTIGELREIAARYPEKRSGLLPMLHLVQSVQGKVTPEGIETCAEILDISAADVNGVATFYTMYKRHAVGDYHVGVCTNTLCAVMGGDQILARLQDHLGVGNDETTEEGPGGRSITLEHVECNAACDYAPVMMVNWEFMDNMTPESAVELVDRLRAGEEVTASRGPRLCTWRETERVLAGFPDGRVDEGPAAGPASTVGLAIARERGWTAPDPQASGATELPGSKEGAVADADTQRAESDTVAEQKPGAGSPAERTDAEEGDA
- the nuoF gene encoding NADH-quinone oxidoreductase subunit NuoF, producing MLTPVLTDMWDVEQSWKLASYEAKGGYGSLDAAFGTEQDAIIEMVKEAGLRGRGGAGFPTGMKWSFIPQDNPKPKYLVVNADESEPGTCKDIPLMMANPHVLVEGVIVSSYAIRANKAFIYIRGEVAHVIRRVQAAVAEAYAAGHLGKDIHGSGFDLDVVVHAGAGAYICGEETALLEGLEGRRGQPRLRPPFPAVAGLYASPTVINNVESIASVPSIVANGADWFSSMGTEKSKGYGIFSLSGHVRKPGQYEAPLGITLRQLLDLAGGVREGHELKFWTPGGSSTPILTDEHLDVPLDFEAIGEAGSMLGTRALQVFDDTVCVVRAVLRWTEFYKHESCGKCTPCREGTWWLVQTLARLERGEGDEADLDLLLDQCDNILGRSFCALGDGATSPISSSIKYFREEYLAHLTEGGCPFDPARSTAWAGTEVPA
- a CDS encoding NADH-quinone oxidoreductase subunit G — protein: MSAGEVERTDLVNVTIDGVQVSVPKDTLVIRAAEQVGVEIPRFCDHPLLEPVGACRQCLVDIPDAGNGRGFPKPIASCTQPVADGMVINTQATSEVADKAQQGVMEFLLINHPLDCPVCDKGGECPLQNQAMSNGRGESRFNSGQHQNVKRTFPKPINLAPNVLLDRERCIVCQRCTRFADEIAGDPFIALLERGAEQQIGIAEDAPFLSYFSGNVIQICPVGALTSAQYRFRSRPFDLVSTPAIAEHDACGSAIRVDHRRGTVMRRLAGNDPEVNEEWITDKDRFAFTYAAAADRLTHPQVRDEDGQLRPASWPEAFVVAARGLAAARDAGGVGVLPGGRLIAEDAYAYGKFARLAVGTNDVDFRARPHSAEEAEFLAARVALTTPDGGGVTYADLERAGTVVLAGLEPEDEAGAIFLRLRKSVRAGGTEVVAVAPHTTRGLGKLGARLVRTAPGEEAAALADLADELDGSAVVLVGERLATVPGALAAAADLADRSGARLAWVPRRAGDRGAVEAGCLPWLLPGGRPLADASARVDVATAWGVEGLPDTAGRDADAMLAAAAAGQLGGLVVGGVDPADTADPELMRAAVEAAGFVVALDLRETEVTRAADVVFPVAAVSQKAGTFVNWEGRARSFEAAMEQPGALPDLRVLAGISEEMGHPIGFRTVAEARREMAQLGPWDGERPGLETSEARSSHSTPRTAGDAGDGLRLATWKLSLDNGSMQAGDKYLEASARPVVALLPQRVYDACGPTVTLTGDRGSVTLPAEVADLPADTVWVPANSFGAGVLSDLASPGSRVRVTGEDGQTDEGSGS
- the nuoH gene encoding NADH-quinone oxidoreductase subunit NuoH, which produces MEDYGLGLFGGDPWWVVLIKTLLVFVVLVLLTLFNIWWERRVVARMQHRIGPNVHGPFGLLQSLADGVKLALKEDIIPKAADKAVYLIAPVVATVPAFVTFSVIPFGPEVNFFGVQTPLQLTDMPVAVLFVMAIASIGIYGIVLGGWSSGSTYSLLGGLRSSAQMISYEVSMGLALVSVFMYAGSMSTSEIVAAQDDLWFGLVLLPSFVIYVISMVGETNRAPFDLPEAEGELVGGFHTEYSSLKFALFFLAEYINMATVSALATTLFLGGWAAPFWIDEVWAGANEGYWPVLWFFGKVLFFIYIFIWLRGTLPRLRYDQFMAFGWKVLIPVALAWTVAVAAMRLIRPELELDRQGLLFIAAGLALVFVLLMLIPESKADRDEESTVAGPREGGYPVPPMPAGGPVRGSAQPLVFETDAEESHE
- the nuoI gene encoding NADH-quinone oxidoreductase subunit NuoI, which translates into the protein MSDEKGQSLREQLWDPVAGFGVTFRTMFRKTVTEQYPKEPKQTAPRFHGRHQLNRWPDGLEKCVGCELCAWACPADAIYVEGASNSDEPDAAGNSQRFSPGERYGAVYQINYLRCILCGLCIEACPTRALTMTNEFELADDNRADLIYEKSDLLAPLLPGMEQPPHEMKLGEDEVDYYRGEFTPVAEPPEADAPGGAPAAMTEQLTEQGEAR
- a CDS encoding NADH-quinone oxidoreductase subunit J, which codes for MTAFWVLAPLMVAAALGILFVRKAVHAALLLATVMISLAVLYAVLEAPFLFAVQIIVYTGAILMLFLFVVMLVGVDASDSLVETIRGQRASAWAVGLGFVVLLVVGFAQLSFGAAVGLEEANDPGNVEGLAGLMLSRYVIAFEATAALLITAAVGAMVLAHRERLDPKRSQAEVAADRVRALTEEDKPLGSLPAPGVYARHNAVDTPALLPDGSPAPSSVSRVLAARGNVGSAADAADDVSDLLGREDRGDRTPPDGPVDHEDGEDA
- the nuoK gene encoding NADH-quinone oxidoreductase subunit NuoK; translation: MTEYVVLSAILFTIGGIGVLTRRNAIVVFMCVELMLNACNLAFVAFARQHGNLDGQVAAFFVMVVAAAEVVVGLAIIMTIFRTRRSASVDDASLLKF
- the nuoL gene encoding NADH-quinone oxidoreductase subunit L, whose amino-acid sequence is MTPSLVALSAAAEEPHVPVVDPSVADGAFSLLWLIIALPLLGAVVLLVGGRLTDRWGHLLGTATALGSFAISLVLFLRLLGRADDDRQISQHLYDWIDVGGLHVGMDLLYDPLSALFLLLITGVGSLIHIYSIGYMSHDVRRRRFFAYLNLFVAAMLMLVLAENYVGVFLGWEGVGLASYLLIGFWQHKPSAAAAAKKAFVINRVGDMGMSLAIFLAFVTFGSTSFTVISAAAPGAAEGTLTALGVLLLIGACGKSAQVPLQAWLLDAMEGPTPVSALIHAATMVTAGVYLIVRSNFIFELAPHAQTAVVVVAVVTLLWGAVIGCAKDDIKKALAGSTMSQIGYMMLGAGLGVAGYAFAIFHLITHGFFKANMFLGAGSVMHAMDDEVDMRRYGGLSKMLPVTFLTFAMGYLAIIGFPGFSGFWSKDKIIETALVENWVVGVCALLGAGITGFYMTRLMLMTFFGEKRWAEDAHPHESPAVMTGPLVVLAALSVLGGVLVLGDWIVTFLEPVVGHAEHHEPPLPIIVITMITVATVAVGVALAFWLFGRQAVPREAPSEVSFLTRAARRDVYGDDINEALVVGPGRHLVRTAVATDKALIDGAVTGGGTMIGALGAVLRRTQTGYVRSYALSVLGGALLLVLIIVAVNL